In Anaerostipes hadrus ATCC 29173 = JCM 17467, a single genomic region encodes these proteins:
- a CDS encoding InlB B-repeat-containing protein, with the protein MMKNAKKILERKRKIIVVLVVMVSFVSVLAWYQMKKAHAYQSYNTGGNKHFKDGHLTVNINGPNGKSDSLTMYIHSDEYEKNKNVSGGTFNNSRHPYTVTTYSGGGGDYKLTVNKQTIYSEKNSNNNYTLLTIKVWYLLPAHEQHRSWEWVTVDKPVFSDPSKDITLYCGGNDGFWENSYHDTQEHWKSVNIHVSTGLVGVASADRDGWKTYDWCSINLNLEKPSRSIYYNGNGGDGADVTWNFTDGDYFSFPTVSRRGYTLEGWLDEGTKWMSNTGWLVCGNYTETAQWTANTYTVNYDGNGEDSGYVNDGTATYDQNYSFAENGYTKKGYAFVGWNTDKHAVRARYSPGETITWSNTEGITLYAVWSKNSYEVTFDGNGASGSKKTVELKYGQDDILPANTFERPGYTFLGWSEDPNAIKAKYTDRQAVNTLCDAGQTCELYAVWKKTDGSFDTHNIIHDDGMFNGSIELEGQNGTGFSRDHVDSEYGRIDKEGQPGYFTNRYK; encoded by the coding sequence ATGATGAAGAATGCAAAAAAGATCCTGGAAAGAAAACGAAAGATCATAGTGGTATTAGTGGTCATGGTTTCATTTGTTTCTGTTCTGGCATGGTATCAGATGAAGAAGGCACATGCTTATCAATCATATAATACAGGAGGAAACAAACATTTTAAAGATGGACATTTAACAGTGAACATCAATGGACCAAATGGGAAAAGCGATAGTCTGACAATGTATATTCATAGTGATGAATATGAAAAAAATAAAAATGTCAGCGGTGGGACATTTAATAATTCCAGACATCCATATACGGTAACGACGTATTCCGGTGGAGGCGGAGATTATAAGCTTACAGTGAATAAACAGACGATATATTCAGAGAAGAACAGTAACAACAACTATACACTTTTAACGATCAAAGTCTGGTATCTGTTACCGGCCCATGAACAGCATCGATCCTGGGAATGGGTAACGGTGGATAAACCAGTATTTTCAGATCCGAGCAAGGATATAACGCTTTATTGTGGAGGAAATGATGGATTTTGGGAAAATTCCTATCATGATACTCAAGAACATTGGAAATCAGTAAATATCCATGTCAGTACTGGATTGGTCGGAGTGGCCTCTGCTGACAGAGATGGATGGAAAACTTATGACTGGTGTTCTATAAATCTGAATCTGGAAAAGCCAAGCCGTAGCATTTATTACAACGGAAATGGTGGAGATGGTGCAGATGTAACATGGAATTTTACGGATGGAGATTATTTTTCGTTTCCAACGGTATCAAGAAGAGGTTATACCTTGGAAGGATGGCTGGATGAAGGAACAAAATGGATGTCCAATACAGGCTGGCTGGTATGTGGTAATTATACAGAGACAGCCCAGTGGACAGCGAATACATACACTGTAAACTATGATGGAAATGGAGAAGATTCTGGATATGTGAATGATGGGACAGCCACGTACGATCAAAATTACAGCTTTGCTGAGAATGGATACACGAAAAAAGGCTATGCCTTTGTTGGATGGAATACAGATAAACATGCGGTGAGAGCACGGTATTCTCCAGGAGAGACGATCACATGGAGTAACACGGAGGGTATAACACTTTATGCTGTTTGGTCCAAGAACTCTTATGAAGTAACATTTGATGGAAATGGTGCATCAGGCAGCAAAAAGACTGTGGAATTAAAATATGGACAGGATGATATCCTGCCAGCAAATACATTTGAACGGCCGGGATATACCTTCCTTGGATGGAGTGAAGATCCGAATGCGATCAAAGCAAAATATACCGATAGACAGGCAGTCAATACTCTCTGCGATGCTGGACAGACTTGTGAATTGTATGCTGTCTGGAAGAAAACAGATGGATCATTCGACACACACAACATTATTCATGATGACGGCATGTTTAATGGCTCGATCGAACTGGAAGGGCAGAATGGAACTGGATTTTCGAGAGACCACGTAGATTCTGAGTATGGAAGGATCGACAAGGAAGGGCAGCCAGGATATTTCACAAACCGTTACAAGTAA
- a CDS encoding SpaA isopeptide-forming pilin-related protein, translating into MKTICKKISVSILTLLMIMTMYLSGSGESLFLKNRDVKAFTGKAKLVMSQALSSNKISEIDRPASEGLWSMTADGHRVFCLNSGKTMCSGDTLKYKTINAATYEKKGIAKALNWYFRSSGKNTKDLSLCQAYIWACGHGANKQNTVYQAGKNVDRGYSQKDAKKFCKMISDQDPEGTIYYYTVKKCVKKKKLDSHQVLFGFRHTPPDIEKAKTSATKSGTSPDNVRIKIKKKDAETRAGLSGAVFQIYMDGNYQGSVTTDDNGEASYTVQRTVSYSVTSTKKTYVKNWNDLSKSQQKEATDNGWYDSSAKAYAVAMQEAQKLAEQKISALKSASVHTWMVRETKSPFGHLIPDQTDQSKMEQGGVRSFTFNYTNEFQKSDLEIFKQGTVKNKRGDLGVEANLQNAVYELYADHDITGSDNKSVVYKAGTLVTQMVTDADGYAKVTDLYPGYYRLHEKYAPLGYKLSSNDISVTVNKNTSKYLKEQQYEGIIQVVKTFGEENVPEAQAVFEVYDSKNNLKQTITTNDKGIAETDLLPYGAYRIHQTKTTDGYDMVPDKWVSIDGSKMIYKVESNDPKQHAGIMLTKVTRISDKETGTYTKKEEYKAEFQIIDQSTKKVIETLITDENGAAQSGKLDPGIYTVHQTKGSDNYKIADDFDVTIKDGDKKFKKFELDNYYNGNKIRVRKTMVKNGKSKPEPGAEFVVLDESMVKDFKDQTLATSQDRLHYIEKLKKDNRDAILGTLVTDSEGKAAMLLKDFVKKTGFIVVQTRGVEDYDLALPQYSTEMKASIEDEVKVYEFVLKDDYTKSAKISIKKQMSVNKDKYVPESGAEFQIIDPHGEVVDTLITDEKGEATSISLAIGVYTLHQIKGDPKHEMMEDEDVVLIKSDVHKTVTFGPYKDDENKIRIELVKRSSETKKLLNDAVYEIYDEDQDIVATLTTGTSGDGTAECYLPYGKYTIKETAAPAGYNMDDAEEKSFELSGESTSIKITYDNAGNGSCRFEQMDTPVYGEITFSKTGDILTDYDKDSQSFIYDNDQIAGAVYGLYADENIKKDDGTLVWKKDELIDQKTTTKEKEIHFTRKDMDGKETTNFYLGKYYIKEIKSPTGYIKDQEKHEVELTWDTTAGSINDIRDDDKVPDKEDPFGNEDNNVSTGIYVLEKGEKLNQKIKDAESVTFTWKSAPEGAVTTDVSQNKDGSIVLWNDDGDCYISSQRAGQVIYMNAISSKMFKNCRNLTEINFKNIDTSAVVDMSQMFYAMDSIKTLDLSSFNTSNVEDVSQMFYGNPVLKTTYVMDQILKIEEDKFIEEHPLKIVAMPKNRFLKGDKFKAEDFSWRILYDDDGAEDVEVTDKDVAFTPTYAEKSGKYEINISFNNQGSYKDLPEKTIKTTVEVLDPEEEDIALKVAKKASIHVKANDTLQKYGIHLIKTDQDGNKLAGAIFALKAKTDIVNSKGENIFKKGDTIATTTSQDDQFEYLEFIGLPTDIYAKDGTDSDMYEVEEIYAPDGYEKSDKTLTFKGKVINDTKENLIHDVKAENNTDNDTTTYVHDSDTLVNQKLDYIALKKIWDDHDNAAKIRPDVVTIKATHKTTKEVKVYTLTKDNNWTMFTDIKKDDREKWEFREDVPEGYTLTSTHWNDAMYVISFTNFHENPEYVDINVQKVWEDGDNGDDLRPISIKAQLYRNGEKYKNAITLDETNNWSDDVTYHCLDKYDKAGEPFEYEVKEEVYDKLTGNAKTGYVDTYETNETIDDDGTTTKNIMITNTHTPDTTKKKVKKVWNDHGNKDGIRPKSVLVNLLADGKVEETLMLSAKNNWKASSKVLPVKVNGKKVNYTWKEVEEGLITGESEIGYRPTYDTDENDQDLTVITNTHDRTGPKGSITITKALDPGNLNMDVGDPTFIFTLTGTDVYGKKHSYEKKVKFTKAEVEKQMKDHPGDLIELSVTFDDLEYGTYTCNEGGMIKYFKLLNITSNSSNATIDQEKETVTFDIGPTGTTAKAQLTGGAKFMNQMIQGSVKLIKKDSKGKSLRDIEFVITSSDGAEVAKAKTDSAGEVTFDGLLPDTYTITETKTAVGKNLLKEPIIVTLPMTMSQAEVDKQNVDTSKAIKQGNDYYFYHLTYNVTNDSILNLPKTGGRTDELSFIGGIILILGGLFLLHRKFR; encoded by the coding sequence ATGAAGACGATCTGTAAAAAGATATCGGTAAGTATTCTTACCCTCCTGATGATCATGACAATGTATCTGAGTGGTTCAGGAGAATCACTGTTCCTGAAGAATAGAGACGTCAAGGCTTTCACAGGAAAAGCCAAACTGGTGATGAGCCAGGCATTATCAAGTAATAAGATCTCAGAGATCGATCGTCCTGCATCAGAAGGTCTGTGGAGTATGACAGCTGACGGACACAGAGTGTTTTGCTTAAACTCTGGAAAGACCATGTGTTCTGGAGATACCTTAAAATACAAGACGATCAATGCAGCAACTTATGAAAAAAAGGGAATTGCAAAAGCATTAAACTGGTATTTCAGATCAAGCGGCAAGAATACAAAAGATCTGTCATTGTGTCAGGCATACATCTGGGCATGTGGACATGGAGCGAATAAGCAAAATACCGTTTATCAGGCAGGAAAAAATGTGGACAGAGGTTATTCGCAGAAAGATGCAAAAAAGTTCTGTAAAATGATCAGTGATCAGGATCCAGAAGGAACGATCTACTATTATACAGTGAAGAAATGTGTGAAAAAGAAGAAACTGGATTCCCATCAGGTTTTGTTCGGATTTCGTCATACACCGCCAGATATTGAAAAAGCGAAAACGAGTGCAACAAAGTCAGGAACCAGCCCAGATAATGTAAGGATCAAGATCAAAAAGAAAGATGCGGAAACAAGAGCAGGGCTTTCTGGAGCAGTATTTCAGATCTATATGGATGGGAATTATCAAGGAAGTGTAACAACCGATGACAATGGAGAAGCTTCTTATACTGTTCAAAGAACGGTAAGTTATAGTGTGACATCAACGAAAAAGACTTATGTAAAGAATTGGAACGATCTTTCAAAAAGTCAGCAAAAAGAAGCGACAGATAATGGCTGGTACGATTCTTCGGCAAAAGCATATGCTGTGGCAATGCAGGAAGCACAAAAACTTGCAGAGCAGAAGATTTCAGCCTTAAAGAGTGCCTCGGTCCACACTTGGATGGTCAGGGAAACAAAATCCCCATTCGGACACCTGATCCCAGATCAGACAGATCAGAGCAAAATGGAACAGGGTGGAGTCAGATCATTCACATTTAACTATACCAATGAATTTCAAAAGAGTGATCTGGAAATCTTTAAACAGGGAACTGTAAAGAATAAACGAGGGGATCTAGGAGTTGAAGCAAACTTGCAGAATGCTGTCTATGAGCTATATGCTGACCATGATATTACAGGCTCCGATAACAAGAGTGTTGTCTATAAAGCAGGAACACTTGTGACACAGATGGTAACTGATGCGGATGGTTATGCAAAAGTGACAGATCTGTATCCGGGATATTACCGTTTACATGAGAAGTATGCTCCGTTGGGATATAAGTTATCTAGTAATGATATATCAGTCACGGTCAATAAAAATACATCCAAGTATCTGAAGGAACAGCAATATGAAGGAATAATACAAGTTGTAAAGACGTTTGGCGAGGAAAATGTTCCAGAAGCACAGGCAGTTTTTGAGGTTTATGATTCCAAGAATAACTTAAAACAGACGATCACAACGAATGACAAAGGGATCGCAGAAACAGATTTACTTCCTTATGGAGCTTACCGTATTCATCAGACGAAAACGACCGATGGATATGATATGGTACCGGACAAATGGGTAAGCATTGATGGATCTAAAATGATCTATAAGGTTGAATCAAACGATCCAAAGCAGCATGCAGGGATCATGTTGACAAAGGTTACAAGGATCAGTGATAAGGAAACTGGAACTTATACAAAAAAAGAAGAATATAAGGCAGAATTCCAGATCATCGATCAGTCGACAAAGAAAGTCATAGAAACATTGATCACGGATGAAAATGGTGCAGCTCAATCTGGAAAGTTAGATCCTGGCATCTACACGGTTCATCAGACAAAAGGAAGTGATAATTATAAGATTGCTGATGATTTTGATGTAACGATCAAAGATGGCGATAAGAAATTTAAAAAATTTGAGCTGGATAATTATTATAATGGAAACAAGATCCGGGTCAGAAAAACGATGGTCAAGAATGGAAAGTCTAAACCAGAACCAGGGGCTGAGTTTGTTGTACTGGATGAATCTATGGTGAAAGATTTCAAGGATCAGACATTGGCAACGTCACAGGACAGGCTTCATTACATTGAAAAACTGAAAAAAGATAATAGAGATGCAATTCTTGGAACATTAGTCACAGATTCCGAAGGAAAGGCAGCGATGCTCTTAAAAGATTTCGTAAAGAAGACAGGGTTTATAGTCGTGCAGACCAGAGGTGTCGAAGACTATGACCTTGCGCTACCGCAGTATTCCACAGAAATGAAAGCATCGATCGAGGATGAAGTCAAAGTGTATGAATTCGTTTTAAAAGACGATTATACAAAATCCGCAAAGATTTCGATCAAAAAGCAAATGTCCGTAAATAAAGATAAGTATGTACCGGAATCTGGGGCGGAATTTCAGATCATTGATCCGCATGGAGAAGTGGTCGATACTCTGATAACTGATGAAAAAGGAGAAGCAACTTCAATCTCGTTAGCGATCGGTGTTTATACATTGCATCAGATCAAGGGTGATCCAAAGCATGAAATGATGGAAGATGAAGATGTGGTTTTGATCAAGTCTGATGTCCATAAGACAGTCACGTTTGGTCCGTATAAAGATGATGAAAATAAGATCAGGATCGAACTAGTCAAACGTTCATCAGAGACAAAGAAGCTGTTAAATGATGCAGTCTATGAAATCTATGATGAAGATCAGGATATTGTGGCAACTTTGACTACAGGAACGAGTGGAGATGGAACTGCAGAGTGCTATCTTCCATATGGAAAATATACGATTAAGGAAACTGCTGCGCCAGCAGGCTACAACATGGATGACGCAGAAGAAAAATCTTTTGAGTTAAGCGGGGAATCCACAAGCATCAAGATCACGTACGATAATGCTGGAAATGGAAGCTGCAGGTTTGAACAGATGGATACGCCAGTCTATGGAGAAATTACGTTCAGTAAGACGGGAGATATCTTAACAGATTATGACAAGGATTCTCAGAGTTTTATCTATGACAACGATCAGATCGCAGGAGCAGTCTATGGGCTGTATGCGGATGAGAATATCAAGAAAGATGACGGAACGCTTGTCTGGAAGAAGGACGAACTGATCGATCAAAAGACAACGACAAAAGAGAAGGAGATCCATTTTACAAGAAAGGATATGGATGGAAAAGAAACAACTAACTTCTATTTAGGAAAGTATTACATAAAAGAGATCAAGTCTCCGACAGGCTATATCAAAGATCAGGAAAAACATGAAGTAGAACTGACATGGGATACAACTGCAGGAAGTATCAATGATATTCGTGATGATGATAAAGTACCAGACAAGGAAGATCCGTTTGGAAATGAAGACAATAATGTAAGTACAGGTATTTATGTGTTGGAAAAAGGCGAAAAATTGAACCAGAAGATCAAGGATGCGGAATCTGTGACTTTCACGTGGAAGAGTGCACCAGAAGGAGCTGTGACAACGGATGTTTCTCAGAATAAAGATGGCAGTATTGTGCTTTGGAACGATGATGGAGATTGTTATATCTCAAGTCAAAGAGCCGGACAGGTCATCTACATGAATGCAATATCATCTAAAATGTTTAAAAATTGCAGGAATCTCACAGAGATCAATTTTAAAAATATTGATACATCCGCAGTCGTGGATATGAGTCAGATGTTTTATGCCATGGATTCCATCAAAACACTCGATCTTTCATCTTTCAACACCTCCAATGTAGAAGATGTCAGCCAGATGTTCTATGGAAATCCAGTTCTTAAGACAACATATGTCATGGATCAGATATTAAAGATCGAAGAAGATAAGTTTATCGAGGAACATCCGTTAAAGATCGTTGCCATGCCAAAGAACAGGTTCTTAAAAGGTGATAAATTCAAGGCAGAGGACTTTAGCTGGAGAATCCTTTATGATGACGATGGAGCAGAAGATGTGGAAGTGACGGATAAAGATGTGGCATTTACACCGACATATGCAGAAAAATCAGGAAAATACGAGATCAATATCAGTTTTAACAACCAAGGATCGTATAAAGATCTGCCAGAGAAAACGATCAAGACTACGGTAGAGGTTCTGGATCCAGAAGAGGAAGATATTGCCTTAAAGGTTGCAAAGAAAGCAAGTATTCATGTCAAAGCTAATGATACTCTGCAAAAATACGGCATCCATCTGATCAAGACCGATCAAGACGGAAACAAGCTGGCGGGAGCCATATTTGCCTTAAAAGCGAAAACAGATATCGTTAATAGCAAAGGAGAAAATATCTTTAAGAAGGGTGATACGATCGCCACCACTACATCACAGGATGATCAGTTTGAATATCTGGAATTTATTGGATTGCCGACCGATATCTATGCAAAGGATGGAACAGACAGTGATATGTATGAGGTAGAAGAAATCTACGCACCAGATGGATATGAGAAATCGGACAAGACATTAACATTTAAGGGTAAAGTGATCAATGATACGAAAGAAAATCTTATTCATGATGTAAAAGCCGAGAATAATACGGATAATGATACAACAACATATGTGCATGATTCAGATACTTTAGTCAACCAGAAACTGGATTATATTGCATTGAAGAAGATATGGGATGATCATGACAATGCAGCAAAGATCCGTCCAGATGTTGTTACGATCAAGGCAACACATAAGACAACAAAAGAAGTAAAGGTGTATACACTGACAAAAGATAATAACTGGACAATGTTTACGGATATCAAGAAGGATGATCGTGAAAAGTGGGAGTTTCGTGAAGATGTTCCCGAAGGTTATACTTTGACGAGTACACACTGGAATGATGCGATGTATGTAATTTCGTTTACGAACTTCCATGAAAATCCAGAATATGTCGATATCAATGTACAAAAGGTTTGGGAAGATGGTGACAATGGAGATGATCTGAGACCGATATCGATCAAAGCTCAATTATATAGAAATGGTGAGAAATACAAGAATGCTATTACATTAGACGAAACAAATAACTGGTCAGATGATGTAACGTATCATTGCCTCGATAAGTATGACAAAGCTGGCGAACCATTTGAGTATGAAGTGAAAGAAGAAGTCTATGATAAGCTGACAGGTAATGCAAAAACAGGATATGTCGATACTTACGAGACAAATGAGACAATAGATGATGATGGTACAACAACGAAGAATATCATGATCACGAATACGCATACACCAGATACGACGAAGAAAAAGGTTAAAAAGGTATGGAATGATCATGGGAATAAAGATGGCATACGCCCAAAGTCTGTCTTAGTTAATCTGTTGGCTGATGGTAAAGTGGAAGAAACATTGATGCTCAGTGCGAAGAATAACTGGAAAGCGTCCAGTAAGGTACTTCCTGTGAAAGTCAATGGTAAAAAAGTCAATTATACATGGAAAGAAGTCGAAGAAGGATTGATCACGGGAGAATCTGAGATCGGATACAGACCAACCTATGATACGGATGAAAATGATCAGGATCTTACAGTAATCACAAACACACATGACCGTACAGGGCCGAAAGGAAGCATTACGATCACAAAAGCATTGGACCCAGGTAATCTGAATATGGATGTTGGGGATCCGACTTTTATATTTACACTGACTGGAACCGATGTCTATGGAAAGAAACACAGTTATGAGAAGAAAGTCAAATTCACAAAGGCAGAGGTTGAAAAACAGATGAAAGATCATCCGGGAGATCTGATCGAACTGTCTGTGACGTTTGATGATCTGGAATATGGCACTTATACGTGTAATGAAGGAGGTATGATCAAGTATTTCAAATTACTCAATATTACGAGCAACAGCAGCAATGCAACGATCGATCAGGAGAAAGAAACTGTGACGTTCGATATTGGACCAACTGGAACGACAGCTAAAGCACAATTGACAGGTGGAGCGAAGTTTATGAATCAGATGATCCAAGGATCTGTAAAACTTATCAAGAAAGATTCTAAGGGGAAATCATTAAGAGATATCGAATTTGTGATCACATCATCTGATGGAGCAGAAGTAGCGAAGGCCAAAACAGATTCTGCTGGAGAAGTCACTTTTGATGGACTGCTCCCTGATACTTATACGATCACAGAGACAAAGACAGCGGTTGGAAAGAATCTGTTAAAAGAACCAATCATCGTTACACTGCCAATGACGATGTCACAGGCAGAGGTAGATAAACAGAATGTGGATACAAGTAAAGCGATCAAACAGGGAAATGATTATTACTTCTATCATCTGACGTACAATGTTACGAATGATTCTATATTGAATCTTCCAAAGACAGGTGGACGGACAGATGAGCTTTCATTCATAGGAGGAATCATTCTGATTTTAGGAGGATTATTTTTATTGCATAGAAAATTTCGATAA